The nucleotide sequence GACAGTTAGAGTCCATTGGCAGATCTCGCCTCATGGCTGCTCTCACTGAAGACGTCGATGCCGTCTCGAAGGCATCCCCCTGGTTGTCGGGATTACTCGCCAACTCTGCTTTGCTGTTGGGCTGCATCGTGTACTTGGCCTGGCTCTCTCCGCTGCTCTTTGCCGGTTTGTTGGTCTTGATGACACTGGCGCTTTATAGCTACCAAGTTTTGGTGAACCGAGGGGTTTTGGCGCTCAAATTTGCTCGCCAAACTCGCGATCGCCTGTTTGAAGATTTCCGCACAGCAACTGAAGGCACCAAAGAACTCAAGATTCACCGGCAACGGCGATCGGCCTTCATCTCCGAAGATGTCAGCCGAGATGCCGCTGAGTTCAAGCAGCATCGCACCTATGCCATGTCGGTCTTTGCCGTTTCTGGCAGTTGGGCTTTGATTCTCTTTTTCATGCCCATTGCCCTGCTACTGTTTCTCCTGCCCCAAGTTGCCACGATCTCCCCAGCCCTGGCAGCCAGCTATGCCCTCACCATTGTCTTTACCATCAACCCCTTGCGCACCATCCTCAATGCCCGTCCCATGATTGCTCAGGCCAACATTGCCTTGAAAAATATCGAGGCGTTGGGACTCTCTCTCTCCGCCCTCGGTATTGAAGCCACATCGGTCGAGACAATCCCATCGCCCAATCGTGGCTGGTCTTCTGTGGAATTGGCAGGAGCAGTACACACCTATAACGGAGACAACGAGGGCAGTTTTGTCCTCGGCCCCATCGATCTGAAATTTCAACCGGGCGAAGTCGTTTTTGTCATCGGCGGCAACGGCAGTGGCAAATCAACCTTAGTCAAGTTAATTACCGGTCTTTACGATCCCGAGCAGGGTAAATTGCTGCTCGATGGTGAACCGATTTCAGACGCGAATCTAGAATCATTCAGACAGCTCTTTTCAGTTGTCTTCTCAGATTTCTACCTATTCGATCGCCTGTTGGGACTGGATATTCCCAACCTTGACGGGCGCGCGCGCGAGTACCTGCAGCAGTTACAGCTCGATCGGGCCGTGCAATTGCAAGATGGCGTCTTTTCCACCCGCAGCCTGTCTCAGGGGCAGCGCAAGCGCTTGGCTCTACTGACAGCCTATTTGGAAGATCGTCCCATTTATGTCTTTGACGAATGGGCCTCCGATCAAGATCCCACCTTCAAGCGAGTCTTTTACGAAAGATTACTGCCCGATCTCAAAGCCAAAGGAAAAACGGCGATCGTCGTGACTCACGACGATCGCTATTTTGAATGTGCCGATCGCTTAGTCAAACTCGATTACGGGCAAGTAATTCATGACAAGGTTCTATAAATCCAGCCAGACAGTGACTGGATTGCTGATTGCGTTAGCGACAGCGCTGGTATTAGCGGGCTGCAGTCGTTCTGGCATTCAGGTGATTGACAGTGGCGAGCCTGACGCAATCTCCCATAGTTCCAGCCCAACCCGCACGATCGAGCATGCTTTCGGGCGCTCGGCCGTTCCTCTCCAGCCCCAGCGGGTGGTACTGCTGAATCCCGTGGTCGATTTAGACAATCTGCTCGCCCTAGGAATTGTACCTGTGGGCATTGCGGGGTTTACTGCCGATCGAGGTTATTCAGTACCGCCCTACCTCAGCGAACAAGTCGCAGAGAGCCAATTGGCGGGCAATTTGGTCCAGCCCGACTTGGAGCAGATCGTTCGGTTAAATCCAGATCTGATTGTCGCGACCGATGCCCACAGCGAACTGTACCCTCAACTGTCTCAAATTGCTCCGACGGTCGCGTTACCGACTCGGCGTTCGGACAATCTGCGCAGCCGCCTGCTGGCGCTTGCAGACATCGTCAACCGCCGCGAGCGGGCCAGCGAGGCGATCGCCGCATATGAGGCCAATTTAACCAGCTTTCGCGATACTGTTGGCGATCGCCTCGACGACATCGAAGTTTCCTTTATTCGCGTTCGCAGCGATGGTATTTTTCTGTACATTAAATCTTCGATTACAGGAGCCATCTTTGAAGAGGCAGGGGTGAGACGCCCTCCCTCCCAAGATGTTTCGCGATTGCTGCCCCGCATCCCGATTAGTTTAGAAACGCTCGAGCGCGCCGATGGCGACATTATCTTTATGTGGGGAGATTTCGCCAGCGATGCTGCTGCCCGCGATCGCCTGCAGGCCAATCCTTTGTGGCAACAGCTCAATGCCGTTCGCAATCAGCAAACTCATGTCGTGTCCGAAGTGTATTGGTTCTTTCCAGGCATTCAAGGGGCCTCGCTATTGCTTGAGGACTTGCAAGAGTATTTGGTTCGAGTCCCCAGTCAACCCTCATTAGACACAAAACTGCGGCACTCTCAACCGGTTAGAAATCATCTGTAATCCTTATCAGTTCTACCTTTCAACCACTCTTTTCCAAACAGTCTCATCTCTTTTTAAATCTTTCTTGCCAGACGAAAACGGCAGTGGTATATTTACATAGACCCGTTATTGAGAACTATTTCTAACAAAGCTATTGCACTGTCAAGCACTGTATATGTCCCTAAATACCTGTTTTTAAGAGTTTGTGATATCTATCACAAAACTGCAAGCTGCTACTGGCCTCAGAGAAAGCTTACTCTTATTGAGAGTAAAATCAATAATGTCTCTGTTGCTTCAGTTGGAAGCTGAATGCCTTTTGGGGCTCAATATCTCGCAGGCTCAACGGTAACAAGAGAAATTTCTAACCTCCAATGCTCAGTCTTAGGGTGGTGAGTTTGTCCCGCCTTAGACTTCTGTGCTGAGGAATGTCTGTTTCATTTGAGCGTGGCGGAATATTCGTGCACTCCCTGGAGGCAAAGCGCAGGTGAGAAAGGCAATTTGCTTTGGCGGACACCTCAAATATGTGTCGCTGTTTTGCTGTTCGTGGATATATCTAACACCTAAATCGTACGAATGCTCACCGCACAAAGTAAAAAATAAGGAGAAAGACATTGTCTTCTGTCTCATCCACTCCGGTGCATGTATCCAGTCGAGATTTTCTGCTCGCGGATCGCCAACTTGTTGTGATTGATTCTAGTGTCAGTGACATACCCTCTTTGATTGCTGATGTTGAGCCCAACTCTGAAGTACTCCTGCTGGATGGAGAACGCGATGGCATTACGCAAATCACTGGATTTTTAAAGAAATTTGCTCGCATCTCTAGTCTTCACATTGTTTCCCACGGTACTTCCGGCAACTTACTCCTCGGGAATACAAGACTTAGCTTCGATACCCTCGATCGCTATTTTGAGCCGCTCAAAAGTTGGGCCAACAGCCTACAAGATGCCGATCTTTTCCTCTATGGCTGCGAAGTTGCAGCAGGAGGAATGGGACAGCTTTTTATACAACAACTCCACCAGCTCACGGGAGCTAATATTGCAGCATCAACCGGGATCGTCGGTAACACTGCCAATGGAGCCAACTGGCAACTCGATGCACGGGCAGGCGAAGTCAAGACTTCAATCGCCTTCTCTCAGCAGATACAAAACCAGTATTCAGGTCACTTCGAACTCGATATTGAAATCAGCCTTAGCGACAACACTGATGTACTCATTGAAACTGAAGGGACATCCTATACCCTCTTCTTTGACATCAGCGGACCTCCTCCATCAGATACAGGAGTCGCGGTCATCCTTCGCAGCAATATCCCAGGTGCTCTCGGTGAATTTAGCATTCTAGCTGGGGGGGTTACGGGATTCTTTAGTGCGCCAGTTGTTGTCTCTGCGACCGATATCTTACTCAGATTTGACGCCGAGGTCGGTGGGGAACTGCCTCCAGAAGGTCCATTCGGTGCCACCATCACTCTACCGACCTTGAATGATTTCATCCCAGAGGGGCCTGAAGAAATCATCTGGGAGATTCTCCCGGTGCCAGACGATCTACTCATCCCAGATCCAGACAACCCAGGTGAGCTTATTCCAGTTCCGGGAACTGAAGGCGTCACGGTTAATCCGGCAGCCAATACAGCTTCTGTGACTATTTTTGACGATCCCAGCCAAGTCCCAACGAATACCGATCCCATTGCTACAGGAGACAGCTTCAGCGTCAATGAAGACGAGACCCTCACCGTAGATGCTGCATCTGGCGTCCTAGGTAACGACAGCGATATTGATGGGGACACCTTGTCTGCTGCTTTGGTTAGCGATGTCAGCAACGGTACTCTCACCCTCAACGCCGATGGCTCCTTCGAGTACACTCCCGATGCCGATTTCAATGGCTCCGATAGCTTTACCTACGCAGTCAGCGACGGTAACGGCGGTACAGATACGGCGACAGTGACTCTTACTGTCGATCCCATCAACGACGACCCCGTGGCTGCAGGCGATAGCTTCAGCGTTGACGAAGATGCCACGCTGACCGTCGATGCAGCAGCAGATGTGCTTGCCAACGATAGCGATATTGATGGGGATAGCCTGTCTGCTGCTTTGGTCAGCGATGTCAGCAACGGTACTCTCACCCTCAACGCCGATGGCTCCTTCGAGTACACTCCCGATGCCGATTTCAATGGCTCCGATAGTTTCACCTACGCAGTCAGCGATGGTAATGGCGGTACAGATACAGCGACAGTGACTCTTACTGTCGATCCCGTCAACGACGACCCCGTGGCTGCAGGCGATAGCTTCAGCGTTGACGAAGATGCCACGCTGACCGTCGATGCAGCAGCAGGTGTGCTTGCCAACGATAGCGATATTGATGGGGATAGCCTGTCTGCTGCTTTGGTTAGCGATGTCAGCAACGGTACTCTCACCCTCAACGCCGATGGCTCCTTCGAGTACACTCCCGATGCCGATTTCAATGGCTCCGATAGTTTCACCTACGCAGTCAGCGACGGTAACGGCGGTACAGATACGGCGACAGTGACTCTTACTGTCGATCCCGTCAACGACGACCCCGTTGCAGATGACGATGGCTTCGGTGTTGCCGCAGGTGAGACTCTGGCTGTAGATGCGGCTTTAGGCGTTCTCAATGGCGATGTCGATGTCGATGGAGACACACTGAGTGCTTCTCTGGTGAGCGATGTCAGCAACGGCAGCCTTACCCTCAATGCCGATGGTTCCTTCGAGTACATCCCTGACGCTGGCTTCAGCGGTACGGATAGCTTTACCTACGTGGCGAACGATGGCACAACTGATTCCAATATCGCTACAGCTACGATTGCAGTTGCGCCTCCAGAAGTACCTGTAGTCAGCTTCGAAGTCGTTCCCGATGCGGTGTCAGAGGAAGGGTCGCTCGAAGAACGCACCATTACCTTCCAATACACCGTTGATGGTTTTGTTCCCGAGGACGGGCTTTCGGTGCTGGTCTCGCTAGACAATTTGGGAGACTTTACCTCTCAAGGTTTAGAGGTTGGACCCAGCAACTTTATCAACCTCGAATTTGGAGATGGTTTCTTCCCCGAGCTCAATGCGTTCGAACTGATTCTCACCGACCAGCTTGGTTCCTTCGATGTCGTCCTTGAAGATGACTTGATTCAAGAAGAAGATGTCACGGTCGACTTTTTCGAGTTATTGTCCGATACCGATGGCTTGCTCGGTACCCCTTATGCCGTCAATCCCGACTCCAACATCGGCACCATCAGCATCACCGATGGCGTTGACTTCCTCGACGGTCCCGTAGTTAGCTTCACAGCAGATACCACTGACCTGTTCGAAACTCAGGAAGTTACCCTAACCTTCGATGTCGAGGGCGACATTCCCGAGGGCGGTCTCACGGTGGTTATTGGCAGCACCACAGGTGAAGCAGCACTGGAGTTCGACCCGGCCATTCTGGGGGTAACTCCCCCTGGCTTTGCCGGACCGCCTGTGGTCACAGCTAGCAACGTCTTGCTGACACTGCTCGACCCCGATGCCAGCATTACGCTCGAGTTAGCTGAGGATGGCATCCCCGAAGGAACTGAAACTGTCAATCTCTTCCTCGAAGATGGCGAGCTTTACGAAGTTGACCCCGCCAATGGCAGTATCGACCTCTCGGTCTCCGATGTGCCTCTGGTCAGCTTCGAAGTCGTTCCCGATGCGGTTTCGGAGGAAGGGTCGCTCGAAGAACGCACCATTACCTTCCAATACACCGTTGATGGTTTTGTTCCCGAGGACGGGCTTTCGGTGCTGGTCTCGCTAGACAATTTGGGAGACTTTACCTCTCAAGGTTTAGAGGTTGGACCCAGCAACTTTATCAACCTCGAATTTGGAGATGGTTTCTTCCCCGAGCTCAATGCGTTCGAACTGATTCTCACCGACCAGATTGGTTCCTTCGATGTCGTCCTTGAAGATGACTTGATTCAGGAAGAAGATGTCACGGTCGACTTTTTCGAGTTATTGTCCGATACCGATGGCTTGCTCGACAATCCCTACAATATCGATCCCGACTCCAACATCGGCACCATCAGCATCACCGATGGCGTTGACTTCCCCGACGGTCCCGTAGTTGGCTTCACAGTCGATCGGGCTGATGTGGTCGAAGGGGAAGAGATTACAGTTTCCTTCAACGTCGAGGGCGAAATTCCTATAGGCGGTCTCACGGTTGTCGTGGGAAGCGATACACCTGCAGCTGCATTGGAGTTCGATCCGTCTATCTTGCTCGATCCTGGGTCTGTGGATGGAATTATCTTCCCGCCTTCCGTGACAGCGGACTCTGTCCTGCTCACTCTGACTGAAGCAACTGCCAGCATCTCACTGATAGTTGCCGATGATGGCCTTGTTGAAGGCATTGAGGATATTACCTTCAGCCTTCTCGATGGCGAGCTGTACGAGCTAGATCCAGACGCAAGCGAGTTTACGCTTAGTATTGCCGATGCAGACGTTGTGGGGGGTACTGACGGACGCGATATCCTCTCTGGCACCACTGATAATGACAACATCATTGGTGGCGACAACCGCGATATCCTCTCTGGTAACGGCGGTAACGACAGGTTTACGTTCACATCCTTTGCAGATCGCATCGATCTGATTACAGACTTCACAACCTTCGATAACGCCGCAGAGGCAGATCTCATCGATCTCGGCGGTTTACTCGACAGCATCGGCTTCGACGGTGAAGATCCCTTTGCTGACGGCTTTGTGCGAGTTGTTGACGGTCTGGGCAGTCGCGATTCTATTCAAGTCGATTTAGATGGAGCTGAAGGTCCAGATGTTTTCAGGACCTATCTGCAGGTTGTTAATGACAATGCCAACTTCGACAATCTCAACAACGCTGCCAACTTCGTCTTCTAAGTTACTTACGGCCCCGGCACACCTTAGTGCTGGGGCCATAAGTCCATCACGTCCGAGGTAAAGGTCACATATTTTGTTTCAAGGTACACATAGGGAGCATAATTATGCAGCTTCAATACGGTAAAGGTTTGGCGATCGCACTTGCTACAGTCACGTCGACACTTCTGCTCGAGTTGCCTGCCAGTGCGGCAAGTTTTACATTCGAACAAACGGGATTCGATTTTGGCGGTACTCTGTCGGGCTCATTTGAGTTTAATGGAGTCGATCCCCTAATTGTAGGAGATGGTTTTATTGAAGGCAGTGAATTAACAGCCTTTACCGCAACATTCTCCAGTTCTAGCCTAATTCCCGGTACAACCTTTGGGCTCGGAGATCTCAGCAATTTCGTTTATGATTTTGGCTCCGATCTATTTGATGTATCTGATGATATCAGCCTAGAAGTTTTAGCGACAATTATTGGTCCTCCCGAAATTGAACTCCTGTCGTTTACTCTGGGAGATATTACTAGTGGCCAAGAAACAACTATAGCTAATTTCTCGACTTTCGAGGAGGAAATAGCGACAGGGAACTTTACTATCACTTCTCCCTCTACTGTTATCCCAGAACCAGGCTCTTCTTTGATAATCTCTTTCCTACTCTCCGCTGGTTTACTTAGCCGAGGCCGCCTAAAGAAGCGTTCTCAATCGTAAACATATAACTATACCTGTAAGGACTCGTACGATAGTTCCGTTAGAAACGATCCTATCTATACGAGTCCTATGACATTTAAGCTTTTGTCATATATAAGCCTTGATGACATCTTGAAAGATTGCTATATGGATAGTGAAATGCTGTTGAAGTCGAGGATTCTTAAATTGTTTTGCTCTTCAAAATTTACATCTTTTTTATATCAGAGATGGCTAGTTCCAGCTCAAAACTCTTGAGAATCTAGATGATTTATCATGGGCGCAAACCTATCCTCACTCGGCGAGCCAGCGGTCCGGTTATGCATTGGATCGTAATGGGTCGCTGGGCAACAATCCTGGCGGCTTCGATGGGTGGCCTCCTTTTGCAAGGGAGACAAGCCGAGCTGGCTGCGCTGCCATTGTTAGAGGAGAGTCTTTTAGATCGTGAAGGCGAGCGTTTGGCCTCCACGTTAGCGCCATCGCCAACTAGCACTCTCGATCCTGCTGCTGCAGAAAATATCGTATCGGCCCTGCCGGAGGTGACTGCCGCAAGCTTAGCTGTACCTACAGAAGCAGCTCTCCTGATGGAGGCACCGACAGGCTGGGCTGAGGAACGGGTCTTAGAATTTCTCAACCGCAGCAACGATCGTCCCGACGATCTAGAGTTCGATCGAGCTGGCACGATATCGATCGCCAACCCAGACGAGTCAAATCTCCCTTCCTCAGAGTTGGATGTAGCCCTTCCAGCCGACTCCAATGCGGCCACTCTCGGACGGGAACAAGCACAACTTCAGCTCAGATTGGAAACCGAGCTGCCCCTCGATCCCAGTCAAGTGGACATCCATGCAGACCAACTCAGCTACGATTCAGACGAGAAAGTCGCGAGCGCCACAGGAAATGCACGCATTCAGTTTGCGGATGGCACGATCGTCGAAGGCGATCGCCTGCTGTTCTATCGCAGTGAGAATCGACTCGCTAGCGATGGCGCATTTCGCTTGATCCAAGCGATCGATCGAGCTGAAAGAAGTATTCGAGTGGTTCGCGGTCGAAACCTCAACTATTTTGTGGAGACTCGAACCGCTAGCTTAGAAGACGCCTATGCAGTTGTTCCAGGCGAACAGCCCGGAACCTACGTACATATCCGCAGCGCTACAGCGATCGCGGAACTCGATGCCCGCATTGTGCTCCACAACGCCACGGTCACCACATCTACGGGCAATCCGATTACCCATTACATCGAGGGAGATCGGGTGGAGATCGATCCCGACAATAGTGTCGCTATCAGATGGGCGCGGGTGTTTGTCGGTGGAGATCGGGCTGAAGATGGCTCTCTTCGAGCAGGCAGACAGGTAGCCCTATTTCCACTATTTATTTACAGCTTGCGCGCACACCAATGGGTGTTGCCGGGGTTTAGTCCGACAGAAGGAGCTTTTCTCAAATCTAGCTGGGCTTATCGCTTCAACGAATCTCACTTTGGCGGTTTCAGGCTCGACCTCCTGCAGGAGCAAGGGGTTGGCCTTGGCTTTCTACACGACTACCGTTTACCCATTACTGCCGGTAACCACTTTGGCCGAGCCCAATTTTATTGGCTAACGGAAGCTGATGAGAATCGCACCTCCAATCGCTTCCGACTCGCCCACCGCTTCGAGCTCCCTCAGCATAGTTTCTTAAGCGGCGATCGATGGCGAGGGCAGGTGGACATTAACCTCGACAATACCGTTCGGCCAGCAGGGGGTCGCAACGACCGAGCTGATTTCCGCCTCAATTCCTCCTACACGACTCCTCTATCGCTAACAACCCTCGATGTCAGCCGGTTTGGATCTCGCGAGCTTGGCGGCTATACCTTGCCAGCGACTCTCAACCATTCCCAGCGCTTTTCGGGTATTGATTGGCTCCGCACCAATTCAAGACTCAGCTATGTCCAAAGCGTTAGTCATGCAGCCTCGACAGAACCAGCGAGCTCCGATTTTCGTTGGAACCTGTCTGCGATCGCCCATCCTGACTGGGGAAATGCGATCGCGATTTATCGTGGCTTAAATCGTTCGACTGACGATTTAGAAGCTCGACGCAATTTTGAATTTTCTTTCGCGTCTAACCCAATCCGGCTTGGAGCGGGGGTTTCACTCGCAGGTCGTGTGGGATTGTACCGCAATCAAGTCGCCGATCTAGAGACCAGAGATCTTTTGCGCTTTTATACGACAGCTTCTTCAGCCGCAGTTCTGCGATTTTCGCCAATTCATGTTGGCCGTTGGCTGACATTAAGCCCGAGCTCCATTCAGTACGAACAGATCGTTTACTCGTCTGGAGATGGAGAGTCTGCTGTAACGATCGACCCCAGTTTGCTTCTCAGTCCAGTATCTGGGTCGGAGCTGGATATTCATTACTTTCGCACCATGCTAGGCGACAACTCTGTACCCTTCGACATCCCCAGAAGTCACAGCGATCGCCACCGACTAGAAGCCGCTTTAACCCTCAAAACTCCCAGTGCCAGCGTGACTGCGCCTCCTGGCTTTATTGCATTTGAAGACGACTTACCCGGCGAACAGCCGATACCGCTACTGTTCGAAGACGATACTCTTGAAGACCGAGAGGCGATCGAGCGGCAACAGCAAATCGCCCGGACTTCCGACCTGAACTATGCTCTGCAATTGCATGCACATTCGGGTTACAACTTTGTCGAAGGCCAATGGGAGCATTTGACCGCCGACCTGTCGCTGGCAACGGCTCCCACCCTGTTGAATCTGAACGTATCTGCTAGCTACGATCCAAACGAGCGAGAACTTTTACCAATAGCGCTTCGCTACGGTCAGCTCTCTTCGACGACATTCGATCGCAATCTTCGCTCGGGACTGGATAGCTACGAACCAGGTTTGAGCTACAGCCTCCAAGCTATCTACGATCCTCGCGATGGCAAGATCCGCTACGGCGTCAATGCCGATCTAACCATCGGGACCCGCTGGCAAAACCACTGGCGCATCCGTTTGGGATTAAATCGCGATGGAATTGATTTAGTCGAGGTGCGCCGAGATTTACGGGATTTCGAACTGCGATTTGTTGCCGAGCCTCAAAATGAGCTTTTTCGAATTGAGGGCATCCTAGTGGCTTTCCCCAGTCGACCGCTCGGCCTCACCCAACAAAGAGGGGAGTTTTTTGCCGATACTACGCCTGAGTTGCTTAACGATAATGACTTCAACCGATCGAATCGTTAGCGATCGCGACTCAATCAGCCTCACGTTCGGAACTTTTTCAAGTCAAAATTCAACTGAACAAACCCGTGATTTCAACCGATCCTTCCCTCTGGATTATCCGCCCTAAACCTAACGAGCGAGCGAGAGTTCGACTGTATTGCTTCCCCTTTGCCGGTGGAGCCGCCAGTATTTTCCACACTTGGCCTCACCTCTTTCCAACCGATATCGAACTGTGTGCCATCGAGCTCCCCGGTCGGGGAAGGCGCATAAAAGAGCCGCTCGTCAAACGCCTCGCTCCACTCGTGGAAGCGACCGCTGCAGCTCTTCAGCCAGACCTCGATCGCCCATTTGCGTTCTTTGGCCACAGCATGGGTGCTTTGCTCTGCTTCGAACTGACCCGTTGCTTACGTCGCCACAACCAACCCCTGCCTAAGTTATTGGCGGTGTCAGGTCGCAAATCTCCTCAACTCTCCACATCTCCCCCGTTCATTCACACTCTGCCAGAACCTGAATTCTGGGCAGCAATAAAGCAGCTCGGCGGAACTGCTCGAGCGGTCTTTGAAAATGAAGAAATGCGGCAGTTGTTCTTTCCCATTATGCGGGCTGACTTTACAATGATTGAAACTTATGCCTATGTCCCAGAAGCACGCCTAGATTGTGCGATCGCAGCTTATGCGGGTTGCCGCGATCCCGAAGTTAGCCAAGAGCAGTTAGAGGCATGGAAAATGCAAACTAGTAAGAGTTTTTCTATGGAGTTATTTCCAGGCGATCACTTTTATATAGATTCTTCGCTCAAGGTATTAGTCAATAGCTTGGCCAATCAAATCGGAAATGTGCTTTCTT is from Synechococcus sp. PCC 7336 and encodes:
- a CDS encoding cyclic peptide export ABC transporter; this encodes MKLLGLLFKNSWWMMALAGMLGLLSGASTAGLIATINTAIELVDRPSASLAWSFAGLSVAAFVTTALSQVLVVRITQTTIFQLQVELVEQILDCPLRQLESIGRSRLMAALTEDVDAVSKASPWLSGLLANSALLLGCIVYLAWLSPLLFAGLLVLMTLALYSYQVLVNRGVLALKFARQTRDRLFEDFRTATEGTKELKIHRQRRSAFISEDVSRDAAEFKQHRTYAMSVFAVSGSWALILFFMPIALLLFLLPQVATISPALAASYALTIVFTINPLRTILNARPMIAQANIALKNIEALGLSLSALGIEATSVETIPSPNRGWSSVELAGAVHTYNGDNEGSFVLGPIDLKFQPGEVVFVIGGNGSGKSTLVKLITGLYDPEQGKLLLDGEPISDANLESFRQLFSVVFSDFYLFDRLLGLDIPNLDGRAREYLQQLQLDRAVQLQDGVFSTRSLSQGQRKRLALLTAYLEDRPIYVFDEWASDQDPTFKRVFYERLLPDLKAKGKTAIVVTHDDRYFECADRLVKLDYGQVIHDKVL
- a CDS encoding tandem-95 repeat protein, with product MIDSSVSDIPSLIADVEPNSEVLLLDGERDGITQITGFLKKFARISSLHIVSHGTSGNLLLGNTRLSFDTLDRYFEPLKSWANSLQDADLFLYGCEVAAGGMGQLFIQQLHQLTGANIAASTGIVGNTANGANWQLDARAGEVKTSIAFSQQIQNQYSGHFELDIEISLSDNTDVLIETEGTSYTLFFDISGPPPSDTGVAVILRSNIPGALGEFSILAGGVTGFFSAPVVVSATDILLRFDAEVGGELPPEGPFGATITLPTLNDFIPEGPEEIIWEILPVPDDLLIPDPDNPGELIPVPGTEGVTVNPAANTASVTIFDDPSQVPTNTDPIATGDSFSVNEDETLTVDAASGVLGNDSDIDGDTLSAALVSDVSNGTLTLNADGSFEYTPDADFNGSDSFTYAVSDGNGGTDTATVTLTVDPINDDPVAAGDSFSVDEDATLTVDAAADVLANDSDIDGDSLSAALVSDVSNGTLTLNADGSFEYTPDADFNGSDSFTYAVSDGNGGTDTATVTLTVDPVNDDPVAAGDSFSVDEDATLTVDAAAGVLANDSDIDGDSLSAALVSDVSNGTLTLNADGSFEYTPDADFNGSDSFTYAVSDGNGGTDTATVTLTVDPVNDDPVADDDGFGVAAGETLAVDAALGVLNGDVDVDGDTLSASLVSDVSNGSLTLNADGSFEYIPDAGFSGTDSFTYVANDGTTDSNIATATIAVAPPEVPVVSFEVVPDAVSEEGSLEERTITFQYTVDGFVPEDGLSVLVSLDNLGDFTSQGLEVGPSNFINLEFGDGFFPELNAFELILTDQLGSFDVVLEDDLIQEEDVTVDFFELLSDTDGLLGTPYAVNPDSNIGTISITDGVDFLDGPVVSFTADTTDLFETQEVTLTFDVEGDIPEGGLTVVIGSTTGEAALEFDPAILGVTPPGFAGPPVVTASNVLLTLLDPDASITLELAEDGIPEGTETVNLFLEDGELYEVDPANGSIDLSVSDVPLVSFEVVPDAVSEEGSLEERTITFQYTVDGFVPEDGLSVLVSLDNLGDFTSQGLEVGPSNFINLEFGDGFFPELNAFELILTDQIGSFDVVLEDDLIQEEDVTVDFFELLSDTDGLLDNPYNIDPDSNIGTISITDGVDFPDGPVVGFTVDRADVVEGEEITVSFNVEGEIPIGGLTVVVGSDTPAAALEFDPSILLDPGSVDGIIFPPSVTADSVLLTLTEATASISLIVADDGLVEGIEDITFSLLDGELYELDPDASEFTLSIADADVVGGTDGRDILSGTTDNDNIIGGDNRDILSGNGGNDRFTFTSFADRIDLITDFTTFDNAAEADLIDLGGLLDSIGFDGEDPFADGFVRVVDGLGSRDSIQVDLDGAEGPDVFRTYLQVVNDNANFDNLNNAANFVF
- a CDS encoding ABC transporter substrate-binding protein is translated as MTRFYKSSQTVTGLLIALATALVLAGCSRSGIQVIDSGEPDAISHSSSPTRTIEHAFGRSAVPLQPQRVVLLNPVVDLDNLLALGIVPVGIAGFTADRGYSVPPYLSEQVAESQLAGNLVQPDLEQIVRLNPDLIVATDAHSELYPQLSQIAPTVALPTRRSDNLRSRLLALADIVNRRERASEAIAAYEANLTSFRDTVGDRLDDIEVSFIRVRSDGIFLYIKSSITGAIFEEAGVRRPPSQDVSRLLPRIPISLETLERADGDIIFMWGDFASDAAARDRLQANPLWQQLNAVRNQQTHVVSEVYWFFPGIQGASLLLEDLQEYLVRVPSQPSLDTKLRHSQPVRNHL
- a CDS encoding thioesterase II family protein, which produces MISTDPSLWIIRPKPNERARVRLYCFPFAGGAASIFHTWPHLFPTDIELCAIELPGRGRRIKEPLVKRLAPLVEATAAALQPDLDRPFAFFGHSMGALLCFELTRCLRRHNQPLPKLLAVSGRKSPQLSTSPPFIHTLPEPEFWAAIKQLGGTARAVFENEEMRQLFFPIMRADFTMIETYAYVPEARLDCAIAAYAGCRDPEVSQEQLEAWKMQTSKSFSMELFPGDHFYIDSSLKVLVNSLANQIGNVLSLEK